The sequence AGCCCACCCCCGTGACTCCGAAAAAATACCCGCTCCGACAGACCCGCTCATCGGGATCAGAAACCGAGCAGGCGGTGGACTTTTGTGACAGAGGTACGGGGGTGCAGCCGAGCTTCCACTAACTGCCGGACGCGCTCTCTCTCGTGTCATAGTTGATGCACGCTGGCTGTCTGTCTAGCTGTGATCCTGTAGAGTAGACTCTTCTTTGTGTGCTTTCTGCCAAAATAATTCCTTAATCTATATTAATCATGTATTCTGTCTGCCATAGATGCTAAAAATGCCGGGGATCACGATGAATCCCCACCTCGCACTCCGACCGGAAATGCACCGTCGTCAGAATCTGATATAGACATTTCAAGCCCAAATGTATCTCATGATGAGAGCATTGCAAAGGACATGTCCATGAAGGACTCCGGCAGTGACCTGTCTCACAGACCGAAGCGAAGAAGATTCCATGAAAGTTACAACTTCAATATGAAGTGCCCCACCCCCGGCTGCAACTCTCTAGGTATCATGTAATGCTTGTTTTTAATTGGTGATATACAATTTCAGGCAGCATGATTGTGACCATGTTTTAAGATTGGAGTTCCATGTTTATAGTGTAGTAAAGCCTTAAAGGGTTTCTCCAGTTTTATGTCAAGCTTATGTTCCAGCATATAATTGATTACCTATGCATAGAATAGGTCCTTaagggacacctgtcatcagttcTCTGTCACtattacctgttggagcagctcacaaggatcccatcccagcctttatctagtcaattcatacattaatcattataaaatcatcttttctttattatgtaaatgaggctggtcacatggtcagaggcagtgatgtcagccctgttacctctcccctctcctccccccgctcatgtttgtgtaatgtatagtaaagcattgcttgtgtctgtgctttatctgctgaccccttctcttctcctatacatatgtgacagacccagacatcagctacacaagtagctgacatgttttgctatacacgtgtgagacatagacatcatatacacaagtacctgacgtgttctgctataacatggctgcctgaagcTGTTGTAtatctcctgtacacacacaggctgcagggggcgccggcaCCAGgtagtacatagaggagccagcaccagcagtgtcacatcattatatataggctgtcagtcaagcactgtgggtgtggctgtaactcccactcatgaataagttgGACAGCATAATATGgtcattggacctctctcaggtcatttgcatacagctttagtacctgatagtttgggtttacaggcatgtagagggacaatgaaggatagaggcaatgctttctaatggcagtttatgaaaatatatttagttttgggggttaatttacctgacaggttctctttaatatcagCTTGTCCAACACCATGGACCTCTAATAAATGTggaatccagcagaatgtactagtaccataagtaaaacgtaacttttaataattaccaCAATAGTATACACATCAACCAAcaagtcagcaaaaacacattaGAAAGGGAGCTcattcagacctccaataagtcttGTCTGACACGGTCCCCATTAATACCgtgtcttagtgcattcctgtataacaCATGACACGatgcatcatctcaaaaccacggaccaacattagTCCGAACAGTAAGGCATAATAGGGTGGATCTCGCCAGTCTTTGCGGCATCTCCTGATCGAGCGGTACTAGTCCGGATGTACTGGACTTATTAAGCCCTACTGtaagggacagtactgggaccgtccttgtcagggaGGGAACAATATTGCGGGTCAGGATACTAACCGAtcgtagggcttaataggtcctgtacctccggacTAGTACCGCTCGATCAGGAGACAGCGCATGGAATGAAAAGGACTGGCCTAGACGACACGTGCAGGGATAAGACCTGCTGTGAGCTCATACCCAGGGTTGTGGTAACCACTGGCATATGTATGAGTTCATAGAAATGCATGGGAACGTGTAAGCCATTAAAATCATAGCAAAGCAGTTTCTATAAAGGTGGCCAAACATGAGCAAGCCAAGATACTCTGGATCCAAGGAAGGCACTCGTTGCTGAGGCTGGACTTTTATTCTGTACTTTTatagaaagatttaaagggaacctgttatcagaaattaacctaataaaccactaccagtatgctgtcaagcagccaaacaccttccagatcaggtttctttcatgatgTAAATAGGTTGTGTaatgtcaaggaggcggagattttcgcactgaagtcaagctctctcttcctcagaaatcccCCCCTCGCTGTAATTGGTGGTTCTATATCCAGAGACCTCACTAATCAGATCTCCACATGTGCAATGAACAATAACAATCACAGAAGAGAGGGAGGTGTAAAAAGTTTCCCGTTTTTATTTAATtgataaactctccacctccttgactttacacaaccaatttacatctcacttcaaagttgattttctagatgatgccatcacactggaccatgaaagaagcaAAAACTGGAAGATATTATGCTACCTGACAATATACCAGCTGTGGtttatttgtaaatttatgatgacgggttccctttcaaGGCTAAAATGGTTTGTTCACTGATTATAAGCGAGAAGCTTTAAAAGGACAGTGAATCGTAACATGGGTGGAAAAATAACTCTTATGAAGTGTATGCAGAAAATTGCTAATTAGACCAAATACAAGGACACTTTTCTTATGTGGGGCATCTGTCTATATATTATAGCCATCAATGGCTAGTTACACCCTCCATAATATGGACCCATCACTGActtcataaaaaaaatctttattattattattaataaaacattACACTTGGGACACAAAAAATGTCACATTAGTAAAGAGGAACGCAAACATAAATATCTGGGAGACATGGGTGTATGCAGGGGGCCACAGGTTACATATAAATTGTACATATATCTATTGTATCATATGCAGATGTTAATGTGATTAATGCAGTAATATACTGCTAGTAGGAGATGCACCCAAAATAACATATCCTTAACATAACAATGGGCATATAAAACAAAGGCCCTAATGCAGGAAATCCACGTAGACCCACATGATAAACGCCCAGTGCACGTTTTGGCATGTTCCCTTTGTTGAAGAGAAAATTGCTAATCGCAGAGTGGAAGATAAACTtgtaagtaaaatatattttgtatttcAGGCCACCTCACAGGAAAACACGAGAGACACTTTTCAATCTCTGGCTGCCCGCTATACCACAATCTCTCTGCGGATGAGTGCAAGGTAACCCTGTTGTTTTGCTTGTCACCCCATTACTCACAGCACTATGTGCAACGTGAAGGGGTTCGTCGTCTTGTTTTGTATGTGTATTCCTAAAGAAGGCTAACCTGACCCATGATTGCTTACATTTACAGAATTGTGATGAATTTCAGGTAAGAGCACAGAGTCGTGACAAACAGGTGGAGGACCGCATGCTGTCCCACCGGCAGGATGAGAATAACAGGCATGCTACTCGCCACCAGGTGAGGCCTTgattctttttttccccccctaAATATTTCTGGACATAATGATAACCAGCCTTATATACAGAGTAAACTAATAGAGTTCTCTGCCAATGACGGTCCCCAGGGACATAGATTCCGCACTTAGGACCACCAGTAAACTTGTAGGGCTAACAACCCTTTATTGTGTGAACACTGTCTTGTGGGAATATGTAAGACTTGCTCGGTGATGGTTGTGATATATATCACTTTGTTTCTTCAGGCTCCCACCGAACGGCAGCTACGATACAAAGAGAAAGTTACCGAAATGAGGAAGAAACGGAACTCTGGCTTAACCAAAGAACAGAAGGAGAAGTATATGGTAATGGAAAATATTGATTCTGTAATATAGGCACAAAAAAGGGGGAGTTGGTGGTGTAGCACTGTGGTATCCTGGATTAAGATccatacttgaaaatggctacattgagatagctgaaacgttgtatctttttccactggtgcaataaatatcaccattgaatcacggagtgctgcttcctcgtTGTTGGATTTATTTGATTCTGCAATATATTTGCAAACCAAACCTGAAATAGTTGGTGAGTAAACAAGTCCCTATGTATTTTCAGGAACATAGGCAGACGTATGGTAACACACGGGAGCCACTGTTGGAGAACCTTACTAGCGAGTATGACCTAGAGCTTTTCCGGAGGGCTCAGGCCAGAGCTGCTGAGGATTTGGTAAGGATTATTAAGGCTACATTTGAAGCTTTATACTAAGCAGTGTATTTTTGCAATTACTATGTGTCACTTGCTCTACACACTAGCTTTTTTATAAGGAAAGACCTGTTTTATAAAGGAAAAACCTGGTGGCATTGGAGTCATTACTTGATCTTTCTGAGAGGAGATCAGTGGTCATAAATCTCCCAGGCATGCTGATCATCCAGTACTATTCATGAAGCGCACCAACCTACTCTAACAGTTCCTTAAATACACAAAGAAGTAAATTCAAAAGCCATAGAATAGGTCTTATAGATTGTCCAACACCCAAGAACCCCACAGAGCAGCTGGTGGTGGGAATGGATTGTGGAATGGATCCGGAAGCAGCCAGCTCAATTCTATGCCTTCCTGCTGGAGCAGGCTTTGATATTCACAATATTCTGCCTTATAGTCGTTAAAGAATTCAACCCCTTTCCCTAACAGTTACAATTTTTTGGTGTTGCCAGATCCAATGAAATGTAAAAATGGTTTTCCAATACAGTGCACTCCATAACAAAAGAACCAAAATTTTATCTGCAAAACGATGATCCATGTTAACACATGTTGAAGTATGGAaataggacttttttttttttttaattattattgcaAAGGTAATGAGAAATGATAAAACTATATAATTTTGGTATTATGAGATTCTACTGACCCAAAGATTGAAGCTAGAAGACAAAGCCCTTAGAAAAAAGCAAACGGATAGAATATTAAGATGCCACTGATAGTACAATTTATCCTGCAGAGAGCCCGCTTGTGTGTCTGTAAACTGGAGACCATAGGCAAATGACTTATTTTTTATGTTCTATTAAAATCTTTGAAGGAGAAACTTCGGTTGCAAGGTCAGATCACAGAAGGAAGCAACATGATAAAGACAATAGTCTTTGGCCGCTACGAGCTGGATACATGGTATCACTCTCCGTATCCTGAGGAGTATGCCCGGCTAGGACGGCTATATATGTGTGAGTTCTGTCTCAAGTACATGAAGAGTCAGACTATCCTGCGCAGGCACATGGTGAGTGGGGATGCTGCATGACATGTACAGTATTTGAACCAGGTCTATATCCACATACTAGCCTCCTGTTTGGATAATAACTACATTTTAAGGCCCGGGCAAGCATACAGCCCTGTGCAGGAGACAAGACGGGAGAGCACTCCTCaacccttccctctccattgaaaggcaAGCAACCGGCACAGCAATGTGACATGTCCGATAGTTTTACGTGCAGCTGCCCGGCTTAATCGCTGAGCGGTGAGATAGTatgtgctcactgcaccgtgaccagGTGTCTTAGACCGCTATGGGGGCCGGGATGTGGCTGTAAATTGTGTGAAATTTAGTCTGTATGGGTCCAAATATccgac comes from Engystomops pustulosus chromosome 6, aEngPut4.maternal, whole genome shotgun sequence and encodes:
- the KAT7 gene encoding histone acetyltransferase KAT7 isoform X2 — translated: MPRRKRNAGSSSDGTEDSDFSTDMDHTDSSESDANSRGPARITRSTARLSQSSQDSSPVGNLQSFGAEEPPYSTRRVTRSQQQPTPVTPKKYPLRQTRSSGSETEQAVDFCDRDAKNAGDHDESPPRTPTGNAPSSESDIDISSPNVSHDESIAKDMSMKDSGSDLSHRPKRRRFHESYNFNMKCPTPGCNSLGHLTGKHERHFSISGCPLYHNLSADECKNCDEFQVRAQSRDKQVEDRMLSHRQDENNRHATRHQAPTERQLRYKEKVTEMRKKRNSGLTKEQKEKYMEHRQTYGNTREPLLENLTSEYDLELFRRAQARAAEDLEKLRLQGQITEGSNMIKTIVFGRYELDTWYHSPYPEEYARLGRLYMCEFCLKYMKSQTILRRHMAKCVWKHPPGDEIYRKGSISVFEVDGKKNKIYCQNLCLLAKLFLDHKTLYYDVEPFLFYVMTEADNTGCHLIGYFSKEKNSFLNYNVSCILTMPQYMRQGYGKMLIDFSYLLSKVEEKVGSPERPLSDLGLISYRSYWKEVLLRYLHTFQGKEISIKEISQETAVNPVDIVSTLQALQMLKYWKGKHLVLKRQDLIDEWAAKEAKRSNSNKTMDPSCLKWTPPKGS
- the KAT7 gene encoding histone acetyltransferase KAT7 isoform X5, with amino-acid sequence MDHTDSSESDANSRGPARITRSTARLSQSSQDSSPVGNLQSFGAEEPPYSTRRVTRSQQQPTPVTPKKYPLRQTRSSGSETEQAVDFCDRDAKNAGDHDESPPRTPTGNAPSSESDIDISSPNVSHDESIAKDMSMKDSGSDLSHRPKRRRFHESYNFNMKCPTPGCNSLGHLTGKHERHFSISGCPLYHNLSADECKNCDEFQVRAQSRDKQVEDRMLSHRQDENNRHATRHQAPTERQLRYKEKVTEMRKKRNSGLTKEQKEKYMEHRQTYGNTREPLLENLTSEYDLELFRRAQARAAEDLEKLRLQGQITEGSNMIKTIVFGRYELDTWYHSPYPEEYARLGRLYMCEFCLKYMKSQTILRRHMAKCVWKHPPGDEIYRKGSISVFEVDGKKNKIYCQNLCLLAKLFLDHKTLYYDVEPFLFYVMTEADNTGCHLIGYFSKEKNSFLNYNVSCILTMPQYMRQGYGKMLIDFSYLLSKVEEKVGSPERPLSDLGLISYRSYWKEVLLRYLHTFQGKEISIKEISQETAVNPVDIVSTLQALQMLKYWKGKHLVLKRQDLIDEWAAKEAKRSNSNKTMDPSCLKWTPPKGS